A single Nicotiana tabacum cultivar K326 chromosome 5, ASM71507v2, whole genome shotgun sequence DNA region contains:
- the LOC107819509 gene encoding protein WVD2-like 4: MESESGVPVEVEKIVVAEEENVDVKKEENISERGHENEAGKNEEKVDETPTELSQNVPKSKASNQRKVSIVGTIKSNKTAKDQASVQGSSALTRSKKGRMSKSLSFPARGGGSDLTRKSIDVHTKKSDVKPWIPNGVTHEPSHSNGTVSSASRLNPATKGATGGGITTRRTTVGSVPSLRQSLSGKSVSASKIAKKAISEGLNDENTKPTKATSPLKDDEDARSATSSNTTRTSTGGFSFRLEERAEKRKEFLAKMEERIQAREEEKNNLLAKSKENQEEEVKQFRKSSTFKATPMPNFYKEPPPKVELKKIPTTRAISPKLGRNKNSISATNGSESGGSSFSPKVIKDQSKSPRASKDTVASKGKPVEIKKPVKNSQTTSQSPKISTAKGKSAETKLKPAEAKNSDEKTEEMDIQPDSDPKPEMNSVEDNVACPSNPVVVQAEVTVEG; the protein is encoded by the exons ATGGAGTCCGAAAGTGGAGTTCCGGTAGAGGTGGAAAAGATTGTAGTGGCTGAAGAAGAAAATGTGGATGTGAAGAAAGAGGAGAACATTAGTGAGAGAGGCCATGAGAACGAAGCTGGTAAGAATGAGGAGAAAGTTGATGAGACACCAACTGAATTGTCTCAGAATGTTCCGAAAAGTAAAGCATCAAATCAACGCAAGGTTTCAATTGTTGGTACTATAAAGAGCAATAAAACGGCTAAGGATCAGGCTAGTGTACAAGGCTCATCTGCATTGACTCGTTCGAAAAAGGGAAGAATGAGTAAAAGTTTGTCCTTCCCTGCAAGAGGTGGCGGTTCTGACCTAACAAGGAAGAGCATCGACGTTCATACAAAGAAATCTGATGTTAAACCTTGGATACCAAATGGAGTAACACATGAACCTTCACATTCGAATGGAACAGTTTCATCAGCTTCTCGTTTAAATCCGGCTACCAAGGGTGCAACTGGAGGTGGTATAACCACCAGAAGAACAACTGTAGGATCTGTCCCGAGTCTTCGTCAATCTCTG TCTGGAAAGTCTGTTTCAGCCAGTAAAATTGCAAAGAAAGCTATATCTGAAGG attaaatgatgaaaacacaAAACCTACTAAAGCTACATCGCCTCTTAAAGACGATGAGGATGCTCGTTCTGCTACTTCCTC CAATACCACTCGTACCAGTACTGGTGGATTTTCCTTCAGGTTGGAAGAACGTGCTGAAAAGCGAAAGGAG TTCTTGGCAAAGATGGAAGAGAGGATACAGGCAAGAGAAGAGGAAAAGAATAACTTGCTAGCAAAATCGAAG GAAAACCAAGAGGAAGAGGTAAAGCAATTTAGGAAGAGCTCGACTTTTAAAGCTACACCAATGCCCAACTTCTACAAGGAACCCCCTCCTAAAGTTGAACTGAAGAAG ATACCAACAACACGCGCCATATCTCCTAAGCTTGGAAGAAATAAGAACTCCATATCCGCAACTAATGGCTCCGAAAGTGGAGGGTCGTCTTTCAGTCCAAAAGTGATCAAGGACCAGAGTAAGTCACCCAGGGCCAGTAAAGATACTGTTGCGTCAAAAGGGAAGCCTGTTGAAATCAAAAAGCCAGTGAAGAATTCGCAGACTACCTCTCAATCTCCAAAAATCTCGACCGCTAAAGGAAAATCTGCTGAAACAAAATTAAAACCTGCTGAAGCAAAGAATTCAGATGAGAAAACAGAAGAAATGGATATTCAACCTGACTCTGACCCTAAGCCTGAAATGAATTCAGTAGAAGACAATGTGGCATGTCCGTCAAATCCAGTCGTCGTACAAGCTGAAGTTACTGTTGAAGGTTAA